One window of Bacteroides sp. AN502(2024) genomic DNA carries:
- the obgE gene encoding GTPase ObgE codes for MAESNFVDYVKIYCRSGKGGRGSTHMRREKYCPNGGPDGGDGGRGGHIILRGNRNYWTLLHLKYDRHAMAGHGESGSKGRSFGKDGADKIIEVPCGTVVYNAETGEYLCDVTEDGQEVILLKGGRGGQGNWHFKTATRQAPRFAQPGEPMQEMTVIMELKLLADVGLVGFPNAGKSTLLSSVSAAKPKIADYPFTTLEPNLGIVSYHDGKSFVMADIPGIIEGASQGKGLGLRFLRHIERNSLLLFMVPADSDDIRQEYDILLNELRTFNPEMLDKQRVLAITKSDMLDQELMDEIEPTLPEGIPHVFISSVSGLGIPVLKEILWEELNKESNKIEAIVHRPKDVTRLQQELKEMGEDEEIEYEYDEDVDDEYDDLDYEYEEEDWEEK; via the coding sequence ATGGCTGAATCGAATTTTGTTGATTACGTAAAGATATACTGCCGCTCGGGTAAGGGCGGAAGAGGCTCTACGCACATGAGGCGCGAGAAATATTGCCCTAACGGTGGTCCCGATGGGGGCGATGGTGGAAGAGGAGGTCATATCATCTTGCGCGGTAACCGTAATTACTGGACATTGCTGCACTTGAAGTATGACCGTCACGCAATGGCCGGTCATGGCGAATCGGGGAGCAAAGGACGTAGCTTCGGAAAAGACGGTGCGGATAAAATAATAGAGGTACCTTGCGGAACGGTGGTTTACAATGCCGAAACCGGAGAGTATCTTTGCGATGTGACAGAAGACGGACAGGAAGTGATTCTGCTTAAAGGCGGTCGCGGCGGTCAGGGTAACTGGCATTTCAAGACGGCAACCCGTCAGGCTCCGCGTTTTGCGCAGCCGGGTGAACCGATGCAGGAAATGACCGTTATCATGGAGCTGAAACTGCTTGCCGATGTCGGTCTGGTAGGTTTCCCGAATGCGGGAAAGTCCACTTTGCTTTCTTCCGTTTCGGCGGCAAAACCCAAAATCGCCGATTACCCGTTTACTACGCTCGAACCCAACTTGGGGATCGTGTCCTATCATGATGGGAAGTCTTTCGTGATGGCGGATATTCCGGGGATTATCGAGGGAGCCAGTCAGGGGAAAGGCTTGGGACTGCGTTTCCTACGTCATATCGAACGTAACTCGTTACTGCTCTTCATGGTTCCGGCAGACAGCGATGATATTCGTCAAGAATACGATATTCTGCTGAATGAACTGCGCACCTTCAATCCTGAAATGCTGGACAAACAACGGGTGCTGGCTATCACCAAGAGCGATATGCTCGATCAGGAGTTGATGGACGAGATTGAACCTACATTACCGGAAGGCATACCCCACGTATTCATATCTTCTGTTTCCGGTTTGGGAATCCCGGTGTTGAAAGAGATTCTTTGGGAAGAACTGAACAAGGAAAGCAATAAGATAGAGGCAATCGTTCACCGTCCGAAGGACGTGACCCGCCTGCAACAGGAGCTCAAAGAGATGGGCGAGGATGAAGAGATCGAATACGAGTATGACGAAGATGTGGACGATGAGTACGATGACCTCGATTATGAATACGAGGAGGAAGATTGGGAAGAGAAATGA
- the dinB gene encoding DNA polymerase IV, with protein MTQRKIIHIDMDAFYASVEQRDHPELRGKPLAVGHTEERGVVATASYEARRYGVRSAMASQKAKRLCPQLIFVPGRMDVYKSVSRQVHEIFHEYTDRIEPLSLDEAFLDVTENKKGISLAVDIAKEIKQKIREQLSLVASAGVSYNKFLAKIASDYRKPDGLCTIHPEQALDFIARLPIESFWGVGPVTAKKMHLLGIHNGLQLRKCSLEMLTAHFGKAGALYYDCSRGIDERPVEVTHVRKSIGCERTLERDISARSSVIIELYHVALELVERLQRKEFKGNTLTLKIKFHDFTQITRSLTQSQELTTLDRILPLAKELLKSVEYEQHPIRLIGLSVSNPKEEADERHGVWEQLSFDFGDWE; from the coding sequence ATGACGCAGAGAAAGATTATACATATCGACATGGATGCCTTCTATGCCTCTGTGGAGCAGCGTGATCATCCTGAACTTCGTGGCAAACCTTTAGCGGTGGGTCATACCGAAGAGAGGGGAGTTGTAGCTACGGCCAGCTATGAGGCGCGGCGTTACGGTGTCCGTTCCGCCATGGCTTCGCAAAAGGCGAAACGCCTTTGTCCCCAACTTATTTTTGTACCCGGCAGGATGGATGTCTATAAATCTGTCTCCCGTCAGGTGCATGAGATTTTCCACGAATATACCGATAGGATCGAACCTCTGTCTTTGGATGAGGCTTTTCTGGACGTTACAGAGAATAAGAAAGGTATCTCCTTGGCCGTGGATATAGCAAAGGAGATAAAGCAGAAGATTCGTGAACAGCTCAGCCTTGTGGCATCTGCCGGAGTCTCTTATAATAAGTTTCTGGCTAAAATAGCTTCGGACTATCGCAAGCCGGACGGATTATGCACCATTCATCCGGAACAGGCTCTTGATTTTATCGCCCGTCTTCCTATCGAATCTTTCTGGGGAGTGGGTCCTGTGACCGCCAAGAAGATGCATTTGCTGGGCATCCACAATGGACTTCAACTGCGGAAATGCTCTCTTGAAATGCTGACCGCTCATTTCGGGAAAGCCGGCGCACTCTATTATGACTGTTCCCGAGGAATTGACGAACGTCCTGTGGAGGTCACTCATGTCCGTAAATCCATCGGATGCGAACGTACCTTGGAACGGGATATATCGGCCCGTTCATCAGTGATTATCGAACTATACCACGTGGCGCTGGAACTGGTCGAGCGTCTTCAACGAAAAGAGTTCAAAGGAAACACGCTGACTTTGAAAATCAAGTTTCATGATTTTACTCAGATTACCCGAAGCCTTACTCAATCGCAGGAACTGACTACCTTAGACCGGATACTCCCTCTTGCTAAAGAACTGCTTAAAAGTGTCGAATATGAGCAACATCCCATCCGGCTCATCGGACTTTCCGTTTCTAATCCCAAAGAAGAAGCCGATGAACGGCACGGTGTTTGGGAACAGTTGAGCTTTGATTTTGGCGATTGGGAGTAA
- a CDS encoding glycoside hydrolase family 3 N-terminal domain-containing protein gives MKKLLLTGLFLGSCAILPAQKTARIPAVYKPVRTEMYKKGWIDFNKNGVKDTYEDPTAPIDARIEDLLSQMTLEEKTCQMVTLYGYKRVLKDDLPTPEWKSRIWKDGIGAIDEHLNGFQQWGLPPSDNEYVWPASKHAWALNEVQRFFIEETRLGIPTDFTNEGIRGVESYKATNFPTQLGLGHTWNRQLIHRVGLITGREARMLGYTNVYAPILDVGRDQRWGRYEEVYGESPYLVAELGIEMVKGMQHNHQVAATGKHFIAYSNNKGAREGMARVDPQMSPREVEMLHAYPFKRVIREAGLLGVMSSYNDYDGFPIQSSYYWLTTRLRGEMGFRGYVVSDSDAVEYLYTKHGTAKDMKEAVRQSVEAGLNVRCTFRSPDSYVLPLRELVKEGGLSEEVINNRVRDILRVKFLVGLFDNPYQTDLKGADEEVEKKENEEVALQASRESIVLLKNDKNLLPLDASSIRKIAVCGPNADEHSYALTHYGPLAVEVTSVLKGIQDKMKGKADVLYTKGCDLVDANWPESELIDHPLTDEEQKEIDKAVSQARQADVAVVVLGGGQRTCGENKSRSSLDLPGRQLDLLKAVVATSKPVVLVLINGRPLSINWADKFVPAILEAWYPGSKGGIAVADVLFGDYNPGGKLTVTFPKTVGQIPFNFPCRPSSQIDGGKNPGPDGNMSRINGALYPFGYGLSYTTFEYSDLKISPAVITPNQKAYVSCKVTNTGKRAGDEVIQLYVRDVLSSVTTYEKNLAGFERVHLKPGETQEITFPIDRKALELLNADMHWVVEPGDFTLMLGASSTDIRLNGTLTVVEPGQTPATSTPKAGSPVSASTNTETADNVLDNNLATSWEGNKGDYITFALQNGAKIDGVSIAFSRENGVETDFEIQLSGGGGQFLTVYSGSVKEYDKLLDFRFKGTTASDLRIVLGSDRVGVSEVKLPQLKK, from the coding sequence ATGAAGAAACTTTTACTTACCGGCTTATTTCTAGGAAGTTGTGCAATCCTCCCGGCACAGAAAACGGCCAGAATACCTGCTGTTTACAAACCCGTCCGTACGGAAATGTACAAGAAAGGATGGATAGATTTCAATAAGAATGGCGTTAAAGATACTTACGAAGATCCGACAGCACCGATCGATGCACGCATAGAAGATTTGCTGAGCCAGATGACACTGGAGGAGAAAACCTGCCAGATGGTGACTCTGTACGGATATAAACGGGTCTTGAAAGATGATTTGCCTACTCCCGAATGGAAAAGCCGAATCTGGAAAGACGGTATCGGTGCCATCGACGAACATCTGAACGGTTTCCAACAATGGGGACTTCCGCCATCGGACAATGAATATGTATGGCCGGCATCCAAACATGCCTGGGCGCTGAATGAAGTGCAACGTTTTTTTATTGAAGAGACACGGCTCGGGATTCCTACCGACTTTACCAACGAAGGGATTCGCGGAGTGGAGAGTTATAAAGCGACCAACTTCCCCACCCAACTGGGATTGGGACATACCTGGAACCGGCAGCTTATTCATCGGGTAGGACTGATTACCGGACGGGAAGCCCGCATGCTGGGATATACCAATGTATATGCCCCGATACTTGACGTAGGGCGCGACCAGCGGTGGGGACGCTATGAAGAGGTATATGGAGAATCTCCTTATCTGGTTGCGGAATTAGGAATCGAGATGGTGAAAGGCATGCAGCATAATCACCAGGTAGCAGCTACCGGAAAGCACTTCATCGCTTATAGCAACAATAAAGGTGCACGCGAAGGAATGGCCCGTGTCGACCCGCAGATGTCACCGCGCGAAGTGGAGATGCTTCATGCCTATCCTTTTAAAAGAGTGATCCGTGAAGCGGGATTGCTCGGTGTGATGAGCTCTTACAACGACTATGACGGTTTCCCGATTCAGAGCAGCTATTATTGGCTGACTACCCGTTTGCGTGGTGAAATGGGATTCCGCGGGTATGTCGTTTCGGACAGTGATGCCGTAGAATATCTTTATACCAAGCACGGGACTGCCAAAGATATGAAAGAGGCCGTTCGCCAAAGTGTGGAAGCCGGATTGAATGTGCGTTGTACGTTCCGTTCGCCGGATTCGTATGTATTGCCGTTAAGGGAGTTGGTGAAAGAAGGCGGGTTGAGCGAAGAAGTCATCAATAACCGTGTACGCGATATTCTGAGAGTGAAGTTTCTGGTCGGCTTATTCGACAATCCTTATCAGACAGATTTGAAAGGGGCGGATGAAGAAGTAGAAAAGAAGGAAAATGAGGAAGTCGCTTTGCAAGCTTCCCGTGAATCGATCGTACTCTTGAAAAACGATAAGAACCTGTTGCCGCTGGACGCTTCAAGTATCCGAAAGATAGCAGTCTGCGGACCGAATGCGGATGAACATTCGTATGCGCTGACCCATTACGGTCCGTTGGCAGTAGAGGTTACTTCCGTCCTGAAAGGTATTCAGGATAAGATGAAAGGCAAAGCGGATGTATTGTATACGAAAGGCTGCGACTTGGTAGATGCCAACTGGCCGGAATCGGAACTCATCGACCATCCGCTGACGGATGAAGAACAAAAGGAGATAGACAAAGCTGTCAGTCAGGCCAGACAGGCAGATGTAGCGGTTGTAGTGTTAGGTGGCGGACAACGCACGTGCGGGGAAAACAAATCCCGCAGCAGTCTCGACCTGCCCGGTCGCCAACTCGATTTACTAAAAGCGGTAGTGGCTACCAGCAAGCCTGTTGTGCTGGTTCTTATCAACGGCCGCCCATTATCTATCAATTGGGCAGACAAGTTTGTCCCGGCTATTCTTGAGGCATGGTATCCGGGGTCTAAAGGTGGGATCGCCGTAGCCGATGTACTCTTCGGAGATTATAATCCCGGTGGGAAACTGACTGTCACTTTCCCGAAAACAGTAGGACAAATCCCGTTCAACTTCCCTTGCAGACCCTCTTCCCAGATTGACGGCGGGAAGAATCCGGGACCGGACGGTAACATGTCCCGCATCAACGGTGCATTATATCCTTTCGGATACGGACTAAGTTATACCACTTTCGAATATTCCGACTTGAAAATCTCTCCGGCTGTGATCACTCCCAACCAGAAGGCTTATGTCTCTTGTAAAGTGACCAATACCGGAAAACGAGCGGGAGACGAGGTGATACAACTCTATGTACGTGATGTACTGAGCAGCGTCACTACCTATGAGAAGAACCTTGCCGGATTCGAACGGGTACATCTGAAGCCGGGCGAGACCCAAGAAATCACTTTCCCCATCGACCGAAAGGCACTGGAACTGCTGAATGCCGATATGCATTGGGTAGTAGAACCGGGTGATTTCACATTGATGCTGGGCGCCTCTTCTACGGATATTCGCCTGAACGGAACGCTGACGGTTGTCGAACCGGGGCAAACTCCCGCTACAAGCACCCCCAAAGCCGGCAGTCCTGTCAGCGCCAGTACCAACACCGAAACGGCAGATAATGTACTGGATAACAATTTAGCCACCTCCTGGGAAGGCAATAAAGGCGACTACATCACCTTTGCCTTGCAGAACGGAGCTAAAATAGACGGAGTATCCATTGCCTTCTCCCGCGAGAACGGAGTGGAGACAGACTTTGAGATACAACTATCCGGTGGTGGCGGACAGTTCCTCACGGTATATTCCGGCAGTGTGAAAGAGTACGACAAACTGCTGGACTTCCGTTTCAAAGGGACTACCGCCAGCGATTTACGTATTGTATTAGGCAGTGACCGGGTAGGAGTGTCAGAGGTAAAACTACCTCAATTAAAGAAGTAA
- a CDS encoding family 20 glycosylhydrolase, with translation MRKLLFALCYLLVASFTVSAQEACPSVIPALQQWSGGKGKLSMPTEGNIVVNPDNEAQLLSVARLLVDDLKDLMNWNYIIKTGKPQKNDIYLSLINTDKELGEEGYVLAANHYASIEAPTAKGLFWGTRSLLQILYNQQGKLPRGTARDFPKFPCRGFMLDVARKFFTLDYLKQYVKILSFYKMNEFQIHLNDNGFPQFFNNDWNMTYAAFRLESERFPGLTAKDGSYTKQEFSDLQRMGMDYGVNVIPEIDIPAHSLAFTHYKPEIGSKEYGMDHLDLYKEETYHFLDTLFDEYLSGEHPVFVGPDVHIGTDEYNKKEAEQYRYFTDRYLKYVEKYGKNPRMWGGLKWLPGKTPVKAEGVTVNAWSYDWIDPEVSLKDGYRLINTCDTYLYIVPGAGYYREFLDHKWIYESWSPWLMNRNQTLPEGTPGVLGGMFAVWNDMCGNGISEQDVHFRSFPAVQVLAEKLWKGDTKTVPYESFEALCQVMPEAPGVNLLARIPGETRLTPSGKICSLNGTDTIRTVLQEVGYPYAVSFSICPDKDTNVSGILFESPHSKVYTNWENTGRIAFSRDGYVFVFGSYRLPTEEWTDIRIEGDYKGTSLYVNGKLQERLEGRKMKAYHEKYKRMDYMLYQETLFFPLRQMGDPLNGFKGMIRDVIGIQK, from the coding sequence ATGAGAAAACTGCTGTTTGCTTTGTGTTATCTGTTGGTGGCAAGTTTTACCGTTTCTGCACAAGAAGCTTGTCCTAGTGTTATCCCTGCTTTGCAACAATGGAGTGGGGGGAAAGGAAAACTTTCTATGCCTACTGAAGGAAATATTGTTGTAAACCCTGACAATGAAGCGCAACTTTTGTCCGTTGCCCGGCTATTGGTTGATGATTTGAAAGACTTAATGAACTGGAACTACATCATAAAAACGGGAAAGCCACAAAAGAATGACATCTATCTCTCGTTGATAAATACCGATAAAGAGTTAGGAGAGGAAGGGTATGTATTGGCTGCCAATCACTATGCAAGCATCGAAGCACCTACTGCGAAAGGACTCTTTTGGGGAACACGCAGTCTTTTACAGATATTGTATAATCAGCAAGGTAAATTGCCGAGAGGAACAGCGCGTGATTTTCCGAAATTCCCCTGTCGTGGATTTATGCTGGATGTAGCCCGTAAATTCTTCACATTGGACTATTTGAAGCAGTATGTCAAGATCCTTTCGTTTTACAAGATGAACGAGTTTCAGATTCATTTGAATGACAACGGTTTCCCGCAATTCTTCAATAATGATTGGAACATGACTTATGCCGCTTTTCGTTTGGAAAGTGAACGCTTTCCCGGACTGACAGCTAAGGATGGCTCGTATACCAAACAGGAATTCTCGGATTTACAACGTATGGGGATGGATTATGGAGTGAATGTCATTCCCGAGATAGATATTCCTGCACATTCTCTTGCTTTTACACATTACAAACCGGAAATCGGCAGTAAAGAATACGGAATGGATCATCTTGACCTTTATAAAGAGGAGACTTATCATTTTCTCGACACCTTGTTTGATGAGTATCTTTCCGGTGAGCATCCCGTATTTGTCGGTCCTGACGTGCATATCGGTACGGATGAATACAACAAGAAGGAAGCGGAACAGTACCGTTATTTCACAGACCGTTATCTGAAATATGTTGAGAAATATGGTAAGAATCCCCGGATGTGGGGAGGTTTGAAATGGCTTCCCGGTAAGACTCCCGTCAAGGCGGAAGGGGTGACTGTCAATGCATGGTCGTACGACTGGATAGATCCCGAGGTCTCTTTAAAGGACGGATATCGGTTGATAAATACGTGTGACACCTATCTCTATATTGTGCCGGGAGCCGGTTATTATCGCGAATTTCTGGATCATAAATGGATTTATGAATCCTGGAGTCCCTGGTTGATGAACAGAAACCAGACACTTCCCGAAGGAACTCCGGGCGTATTGGGCGGGATGTTTGCTGTATGGAATGATATGTGCGGCAACGGTATTTCCGAGCAGGACGTACATTTCCGTTCTTTCCCGGCCGTTCAGGTACTGGCGGAAAAGCTTTGGAAAGGAGATACAAAGACGGTTCCTTATGAATCCTTTGAGGCTTTGTGTCAGGTGATGCCGGAAGCTCCGGGAGTAAATCTGCTGGCACGGATTCCCGGAGAGACACGTCTGACTCCTTCGGGAAAGATCTGTTCACTGAATGGTACAGATACCATTCGTACTGTTTTGCAGGAAGTAGGCTATCCCTATGCGGTATCATTCAGCATCTGTCCGGACAAGGATACTAATGTTAGCGGTATTCTATTCGAAAGCCCCCATTCGAAAGTTTATACGAATTGGGAGAATACCGGACGGATTGCTTTTAGCCGTGATGGTTATGTATTCGTTTTCGGCTCTTATCGCCTTCCGACAGAGGAATGGACCGATATCCGTATTGAAGGAGATTACAAAGGAACTTCTCTATACGTCAATGGTAAACTGCAGGAACGTTTGGAAGGACGTAAGATGAAAGCATATCATGAGAAATACAAACGCATGGATTATATGCTTTATCAGGAGACACTGTTTTTCCCTTTACGTCAAATGGGTGATCCGCTGAATGGATTCAAAGGGATGATACGGGATGTAATTGGGATACAGAAGTAA
- a CDS encoding adenylate kinase, translated as MLNIVIFGAPGSGKGTQSERIVEKYGINHISTGDVLRAEIKNGTELGKTAKGYIDQGQLIPDELMIDILASVFDSFKDSKGVIFDGFPRTIAQAEALKKMLKERGQDVSVMLDLEVPEEELMVRLIKRGKDSGRADDNEETIKKRLHVYHSQTAPLIDWYKNEKKYQHINGLGTMEAIFADICKAVDKL; from the coding sequence ATGTTGAACATCGTAATTTTCGGTGCTCCAGGTTCAGGAAAAGGAACACAGAGCGAACGTATCGTAGAGAAGTATGGAATCAATCACATCTCGACAGGGGATGTATTGCGTGCTGAAATCAAGAATGGCACAGAACTGGGTAAAACAGCTAAAGGTTACATCGACCAGGGTCAATTGATTCCTGATGAATTAATGATCGATATTCTGGCAAGTGTATTCGACAGCTTCAAAGATAGCAAAGGGGTCATTTTCGATGGTTTTCCAAGAACTATTGCACAGGCAGAAGCATTAAAGAAAATGTTGAAGGAAAGAGGACAGGATGTTTCTGTTATGCTCGACTTGGAAGTTCCGGAAGAAGAACTGATGGTACGTCTGATCAAACGTGGTAAGGATTCCGGTCGTGCCGATGATAACGAAGAGACGATTAAAAAACGTCTTCACGTATATCATTCACAGACTGCCCCACTGATCGACTGGTACAAGAACGAAAAGAAGTACCAACACATCAACGGCTTGGGTACGATGGAAGCTATCTTCGCTGATATCTGCAAGGCTGTAGATAAATTGTAA
- the hpt gene encoding hypoxanthine phosphoribosyltransferase, producing MDTIQIKDKQFTVSIKEQDIQKEVIRVANEINRDLAGKNPLFLSVLNGSFMFTADLLKHITIPCEVSFVKLASYQGVTSTGVIKEVIGLNEDITGRTVVIVEDIVDTGLTMQRLLDTLGTRNPEAIHIASLLVKPEKLKVDLNIEYVAMEIPNDFIVGYGLDYDGFGRNYPDIYTVVD from the coding sequence GAACAGGATATTCAGAAAGAAGTGATTCGCGTAGCGAACGAAATCAACCGCGACTTGGCAGGTAAGAATCCGCTCTTCCTGAGCGTGTTGAACGGCTCGTTTATGTTTACTGCCGACTTGTTAAAGCATATCACCATCCCTTGCGAGGTTTCGTTTGTGAAACTGGCTTCTTATCAGGGAGTGACCTCCACCGGAGTGATTAAGGAGGTGATCGGACTGAATGAAGACATTACCGGACGTACAGTAGTCATCGTGGAAGATATTGTGGATACCGGGTTGACCATGCAACGCTTGCTCGACACGCTGGGTACGCGCAACCCCGAAGCAATCCATATCGCTTCTCTCTTGGTGAAACCTGAAAAGCTCAAGGTCGATCTGAATATCGAATATGTAGCAATGGAGATCCCGAACGACTTTATCGTAGGTTACGGACTGGATTATGATGGCTTCGGACGTAACTATCCCGATATTTATACAGTAGTAGATTAA
- a CDS encoding lactonase family protein encodes MIKFIATICIICMTTIRCTSSKAGRTESAGPANQELTMLVGTYTAGESKGIYSFRFDEETGTATALSEVEVENPSYLVPSADGKWVYAVSECNNEQAAANAFAFDQEKGTFQLLNSQKTGGEDPCYIITNGKHVITANYSGGSISVFPIAKDGSLLPASDTIKFEGSGTDKERQEQSHLHCVRITPDGKYLFADNLGTDRIHKFIINPDADAENKKVFLKEGSPAAFKVEAGSGPRHLTFAPNGKYAYLINELSGTVIAFKYKDGNLEEIQTIAADTVGARGSGDIHISPDGKFLYASNRLKADGIAIFRIDPENGKLTKTGYQLTGIHPRNFIITPNGKYLLVACRDSNAIQVYQRDTDTGLLSDIHKDIKVDKPVCIKFVPSK; translated from the coding sequence ATGATAAAATTTATCGCCACTATCTGTATAATCTGTATGACTACCATCCGTTGCACCTCCTCCAAAGCCGGCCGAACTGAAAGTGCCGGACCGGCGAATCAAGAGTTAACCATGCTCGTAGGCACATATACCGCAGGAGAGAGCAAGGGCATTTACAGTTTCCGTTTCGATGAAGAAACCGGAACAGCCACCGCACTCAGTGAGGTGGAAGTAGAAAACCCTTCTTATCTCGTACCTTCTGCCGACGGAAAATGGGTGTATGCAGTCAGTGAGTGCAATAACGAACAGGCTGCCGCCAACGCATTTGCCTTCGATCAAGAAAAAGGGACCTTCCAATTGCTGAACTCACAGAAGACCGGCGGTGAAGACCCTTGTTATATCATAACGAATGGAAAGCATGTGATAACCGCCAATTATAGTGGCGGCAGTATCTCCGTTTTTCCCATCGCAAAAGACGGTTCACTCCTGCCCGCTTCCGATACGATCAAATTCGAAGGTTCGGGAACCGACAAAGAACGGCAGGAACAGTCGCACTTACACTGTGTCCGTATCACTCCGGACGGTAAATACCTGTTTGCCGATAATCTGGGAACAGACCGGATACACAAGTTTATCATTAACCCGGATGCGGATGCAGAGAACAAAAAGGTTTTCCTCAAAGAAGGTTCTCCTGCCGCCTTTAAAGTGGAAGCGGGTTCAGGTCCACGACACCTGACATTTGCCCCGAATGGCAAGTATGCTTATCTGATAAACGAACTTTCGGGCACGGTAATCGCTTTCAAATATAAAGACGGAAACCTGGAAGAGATTCAGACAATAGCTGCCGACACAGTCGGAGCAAGAGGTAGTGGCGATATCCATATCAGTCCGGACGGTAAGTTTCTATATGCCAGTAACCGGCTGAAAGCAGACGGTATCGCTATCTTCCGTATCGACCCCGAAAACGGGAAGTTAACAAAAACAGGCTACCAACTGACAGGGATTCATCCGCGTAACTTCATCATTACCCCGAATGGAAAATATCTGCTGGTGGCTTGCAGGGACAGTAATGCGATTCAGGTTTATCAAAGAGATACAGATACGGGATTATTATCGGACATACATAAAGATATAAAGGTAGACAAACCGGTTTGTATAAAATTTGTGCCATCCAAATAG
- a CDS encoding B3/4 domain-containing protein, with protein MYTITVSQEIKKACPVFAGAAVYAAVKNTAYCEGLWKEINAFTEQLTSTTQMEDIKRQPVIAATREAYKRCGKDPGRYRPSAEALRRRLMRGIPLYQINTLVDLINLVSLRTGHSIGGFDADKIQGTGIELGIGKAEEPFEGIGRGVLNIEGLPVYRDALGGIGTPTSDHERTKMDVGTTHILAIVNGYNGKEGLKEAAGMIQSLLREYAESDGGELLFFE; from the coding sequence ATGTATACAATTACTGTCTCTCAGGAAATAAAGAAGGCATGCCCGGTTTTTGCCGGAGCGGCCGTATATGCCGCAGTGAAGAATACAGCTTACTGCGAAGGTCTTTGGAAGGAAATCAATGCTTTCACCGAACAGCTGACTTCCACTACGCAAATGGAAGACATCAAACGTCAACCGGTCATTGCAGCTACCCGCGAAGCGTACAAGCGTTGTGGGAAAGACCCGGGGCGTTACCGCCCGTCGGCAGAAGCCTTGCGTCGTCGCCTGATGCGTGGGATTCCTTTATATCAGATCAATACGCTGGTAGACCTTATCAATCTTGTCTCTCTCCGAACGGGACATTCTATCGGTGGTTTCGATGCCGATAAGATACAAGGCACGGGGATCGAACTCGGCATCGGGAAAGCGGAAGAACCGTTCGAAGGCATCGGACGCGGAGTGTTGAATATCGAAGGGCTGCCCGTATATCGTGACGCTTTGGGCGGAATCGGAACGCCTACAAGCGACCATGAGCGTACGAAGATGGACGTCGGGACGACTCATATCCTTGCTATCGTCAACGGTTACAATGGAAAAGAGGGCTTGAAGGAGGCTGCCGGAATGATTCAGTCCTTGTTGAGAGAGTATGCGGAATCGGATGGCGGCGAGCTTTTATTTTTCGAATGA
- the pgeF gene encoding peptidoglycan editing factor PgeF, with the protein MISLTEDNRMLGYESLHPYSDIFHFVTTRYGGVGEGTYASFNCSHYCGDDLGNVRENRARLLGGFPQPPIELIVPVQTHGVEMLRIDASFHTLPAARKEELLHGIDAVMTSEPGYCICVSTADCVPILLYDPKHRAIAAVHAGWRGTVAHILHRTLQKMNQCFGTEGGDVVACIGPSISRESFEVGEEVYQAFQQQEFDMSRISVWNGQTGKHHIDLWEANRIQLLDFGVPDSRIELSGICTYIHCDEFFSARRLGICSGRILSGIMLVPATV; encoded by the coding sequence ATGATTTCACTTACAGAAGATAACAGGATGTTGGGGTATGAGTCGCTACACCCGTACTCTGACATTTTTCATTTTGTAACTACCCGCTACGGAGGAGTGGGCGAGGGAACTTATGCATCGTTCAACTGTTCGCATTATTGCGGTGATGATCTTGGAAACGTTCGCGAGAATCGGGCACGCCTTTTAGGAGGATTCCCGCAGCCCCCCATAGAGTTGATAGTGCCGGTGCAGACGCATGGAGTGGAAATGCTTCGCATAGACGCCTCTTTTCATACCTTGCCTGCCGCAAGGAAAGAGGAACTCTTGCACGGGATAGACGCTGTGATGACTTCCGAACCCGGATATTGCATTTGCGTCTCTACGGCAGACTGCGTACCGATATTGCTCTACGACCCTAAACATCGTGCGATAGCCGCCGTTCATGCCGGATGGCGGGGGACAGTGGCGCATATTCTGCATCGAACGTTGCAGAAGATGAACCAATGCTTTGGTACGGAAGGCGGAGATGTGGTGGCGTGCATCGGACCCAGCATTTCGCGGGAATCTTTTGAAGTAGGCGAAGAAGTGTACCAAGCATTTCAACAGCAGGAGTTTGATATGTCCCGTATTTCTGTGTGGAACGGACAGACGGGAAAACATCACATCGACCTGTGGGAAGCCAACCGGATACAGTTGCTGGACTTCGGAGTACCCGACAGCCGGATTGAGCTGTCAGGCATTTGTACCTATATTCATTGCGACGAGTTCTTTTCTGCCCGTCGCTTAGGCATCTGTTCCGGACGTATCTTGTCCGGGATTATGTTGGTCCCGGCTACGGTATGA